One Diadema setosum chromosome 8, eeDiaSeto1, whole genome shotgun sequence genomic window carries:
- the LOC140232284 gene encoding actin-related protein 2/3 complex subunit 1A-B-like — MEKHNFGVEPLTCHAWNKDRSQVAISANSQMVDIYEKKGSGWNKIYTLNEHTQRVTSIDWAPNSNRIVTCGSDRNAYVWSQNGNGEWKPSLVILRINRAATCVRWSPEENKFAVGSGARLVSICYFEQDNDWWVSKHIKKPIRSTVTTVDWHPNNYLLACGSTDFKVRVFSAYVKEIEAKPSGNAWGTKLPFGVCLKEFSSGGGWIHSVCFDASGNRLAFTGHDSTMSVVNAAADFTLGQSKLKGLPLLSLQWVGPSSVIAGGHDCELMRFRVDDNTNVTFEGKAGVAQKKTQAKVSAMAMFKNLDKKATTEDDSKKASVHQNSITQLVIHTGAKEAVTKLSSIGMDGLVVIWNQSSLEASVGGMTI, encoded by the exons ATGGAGAAGCACAATTTTGGAGTGGAACCACTGACTTGCCATGCCTGGAACAAGGACAGGAGCC AAGTGGCAATTTCGGCCAACAGCCAAATGGTCGACATCTATGAGAAGAAAGGCAGTGGCTGGAATAAGATCTACACCCTCAATGAG cacaCCCAGCGTGTGACAAGCATCGACTGGGCCCCAAATAGCAACAGGATCGTGACCTGTGGATCT GATCGTAATGCATACGTGTGGAGCCAGAATGGCAATGGTGAATGGAAGCCATCTCTGGTTATCCTGCGTATCAACCGTGCAGCCACCTGTGTGCGCTGGTCTCCTGAAG AGAACAAGTTTGCTGTGGGCAGCGGCGCAAGGCTTGTGTCCATCTGCTACTTTGAGCAAGATAATGACTG GTGGGTGAGCAAGCATATCAAGAAGCCGATCCGCTCAACCGTGACAACAGTGGACTGGCATCCCAACAACTACCTGCTGGCATGTGGGTCTACGGACTTCAAAGTCAG AGTTTTCTCTGCCTACGTGAAGGAGATTGAGGCAAAGCCTAGTGGGAATGCATGGGGCAccaaactgccatttggagTGTGTCTCAAAGAGTTTTCATCAGGCG GTGGCTGGATCCACAGCGTGTGTTTCGATGCAAGCGGCAACCGACTGGCCTTCACTGGCCACGACAGCACCATGAGTGTTGTCAACGCTGCAGCTGACTTCACCCTCGGGCAGTCCAAGCTGAAGGGACTACCCCTACTCAGTCTCCAGTGGGTGGGACCAAGCAGCGTCATTGCTGGC GGCCATGACTGTGAGCTGATGCGCTTCCGGGTTGATGACAATACCAACGTGACCTTTGAGGGGAAAGCTGGTGTTGCTCAGAAGAAGACCCAAGCCAAAGTCAG CGCCATGGCCATGTTCAAGAATCTGGACAAGAAGGCCACCACTGAGGATGACTCCAAGAAGGCATCCGTCCACCAGAACTCCATCAC CCAACTGGTCATCCATACCGGGGCCAAGGAGGCGGTGACCAAGCTGTCGTCCATCGGCATGGACGGCCTTGTGGTCATCTGGAACCAGTCTTCCCTGGAGGCCAGCGTGGGGGGCATGACAATCTAG